A region from the Triticum urartu cultivar G1812 chromosome 1, Tu2.1, whole genome shotgun sequence genome encodes:
- the LOC125527795 gene encoding U4/U6 small nuclear ribonucleoprotein Prp31 homolog, giving the protein MASLADSFLADLDELSDNEAYPEEDNAEAVGMDEDGDDDMPDLESLNYDDLDSVSKLQKTQRYSDIMQKVEGALEKDTYLSNQGFILEEDPEYQLIVDCNALSVDIENELIIIHNFIRDKYRLKFPELESLVHHPIDYARVVKKIANEVDITLVDLEGLLPSAVIMVVSVTASTTSGKPLSQENLVKTIEACDRALNLDAAKKKVLDFVEGKMGYIAPNLSAIVGSAVAAKLMGIAGGLGALAKMPACNVQLLGAKKKNLAGFSSATSQFRVGYLEQAEVFQSTPPALRTRACRVIAAKATLAARIDSTRGDPTGKAGRNLLEEIRKKIEKWQEPPPAKLPKPLPVPDSEPKKKRGGRRLRKMKERYAVTDMMKLANRMQFGIPEESSLGDGLGEGYGMLGQAGSGKLRVSAAQNKLAAKVAKKFKERSYGSGGATSGLTSSLAFTPVQGIELSNPHAHGNHLGSGTQSTYFSETGTFSRINNRP; this is encoded by the exons ATG GCAAGCCTTGCTGATTCGTTCTTGGCTGATCTTGACGAACTTTCAGACAATGAAGCCTACCCT GAAGAAGACAATGCTGAGGCAGTGGGTATGGATGAGGATGGTGACGATGATATGCCTGACCTTGAGTCTCTTAATTATGATGATCTTGACAGCGTCTCAAAACTGCAGAAGACACAACGTTATTCTGACATAATGCAA AAAGTTGAAGGAGCACTTGAGAAAGACACATATTTGTCTAATCAAGGGTTCATCCTGGAGGAGGATCCAGAGTACCAGCTTATTGTAGATTGCAATGCCTTATCAGTAGATATTGAGAATGAGCTCATTATAATACATAATTTCATCCGTGACAAGTATAGGCTGAAGTTTCCTGAACTGGAATCCCTTGTTCATCATCCGATTGATTATGCCCGTGTTGTTAAGAAGATTGCAAATGAGGTGGATATAACACTAGTAGATCTGGAAGGGCTCTTGCCTTCTGCAGTTATAATGGTTGTCTCTGTGACAGCATCGACAACTAGTGGGAAGCCTCTTTCTCAAGAGAATTTGGTAAAAACAATTGAAGCATGTGACAGAGCCCTTAATCTTGATGCTGCAAAGAAGAAGGTGCTTGATTTTGTAGAGGGTAAAATGGGTTACATCGCACCAAACCTATCTGCAATTGTTGGCAGTGCTGTTGCTGCAAAATTGATGGGAATTGCTGGTGGTTTGGGAGCACTTGCAAAAATGCCTGCTTGCAATGTTCAGCTACTTGGAGCAAAGAAGAAAAATCTTGCTGGATTTTCTAGTGCCACATCTCAGTTTCGTGTTGGCTATCTTGAACAAGCCGAAGTATTTCAGAGCACTCCTCCAGCTCTGAGGACCCGTGCTTGCAGGGTTATAGCTGCAAAGGCAACTCTAGCAGCAAGAATTGATTCAACTAGAGGTGATCCAACTGGAAAAGCTGGCCGCAACTTGTTAGAAGAAATTCGCAAGAAGATCGAGAAGTGGCAAGAACCACCTCCTGCAAAGCTTCCAAAACCACTTCCTGTTCCAGATTCCGAGCCTAAAAAGAAGAGAGGTGGTCGCCGCCTTCGAAAAATGAAAGAAAG ATATGCGGTGACTGATATGATGAAGCTTGCAAACCGAATGCAGTTTGGCATACCAGAGGAGAGCTCATTAG GTGATGGTTTGGGGGAAGGTTATGGCATGCTTGGGCAGGCCGGAAGTGGGAAACTACGTGTCTCAGCTGCGCAAAACAAACTTGCTGCTAAAGTGGCAAAGAA ATTCAAGGAGAGGAGTTATGGTAGCGGCGGTGCAACATCTGGACTGACATCTAGTTTGGCCTTTACACCAGTTCAG GGAATAGAGCTGTCAAACCCACATGCCCACGGCAACCATCTTGGAAGTGGAACCCAGAGCACCTATTTCTCTGAGACGGGCACATTTTCTCGGATCAATAATAGGCCATGA